A stretch of the Candidatus Jettenia sp. AMX2 genome encodes the following:
- a CDS encoding HAD-IC family P-type ATPase: MHWYKLHKNELIQKLETSEEGLSEAEARARLQQYGPNKLAEEEAISRLRVFLHQFTNPLIYILIVAAVITFLLQEFIDTIVIMAVVTINAVIGYTQEFKAEQSVKALRKMMVLKARVLRDSKEKEISGEMLVPGDVVLLASGTKVPADIRLIKTVELRVEEAMLTGESIPAEKNTLPMKDENLTPGDQQNMAFMGTIVVNGRAKGVVVATGSKTILGNIAQEVKAKGITKTPIQRKIERFSKAIGFVVLSSAVLLFLLGIFIGVSIKDMFLTVVAASVAAIPEGLPIVVTIAMAIGVTRMARQNAIIRKLPAAETLGSATVICSDKTGTLTKNEMTVKLVYDGKHTYEVEGSGYEPEGKILLEGMPIETPEKKALLQVLRIGLLCNESDVYEEDGQYKVDGDPTEAALIVSARKAGLDPEEEGNHYQEVAIVPFESERQYMATLHKYRGKKSVFVTEEGASQYAGYIPDIHRERKIVFVKGAPERVLDMCTTLISGDTLDKKAILHVADAFAKEGLRVLALAYKDVPPDTDEITHHDVESNLVFAGLQGMMDPPRQEVLEAIKGCHKAGIRVNMITGDHAVTAKAIAKMLNITGESEEIITGKELDVMDDTTLFEKVKTVSVYARVSPEHKLRIVQQLKKHGEIVAVTGDGVNDAPALKEAHLGIAMGKTGTDVTREAADMVLADDNFASIFNAVREGRVLFDNIRKVIFFLLPNGVAAILAIITTLFLGIPIPYLPTQLLWINVVTNGLQDVALAFEPEERGVIDKPPRDPKEGILSRLLIERTILVGFVIATGAMYNYMSALNEGVSLEKARTTAMTTVVFFQFFQAWNARSELTSVFRINPFSNLFLFYSIVAAFFAQLAVLYVPFLQFVFQTEPLTTTEWMHIGIASSTIVAIIETDKWIRRRTREKRREAFTINFNARKMLLPAVYTFIVLWIAYSFIRARKTDEIVFSIGAGTEEINVIRNLISNFENENPGIKVKLNVLPSPTDQQHHYYLTTLGAKTREIDVLRIDTIWIAEFASAGWLEPLDNLIQARERTAFIPITRKTNTFRNNLYAIPWNANIGLLYYRKDLLDKHNLSPPDTWEELIDTHRKIVAVESIYGYIWQGKQYEGLVCNFIEFIGSNNGKIIDEEGRIVVNSPQNKEAMDLMHDLIWKYQISPPNTHSELMEEPSRHLFQQGMGLFLRNWTYVWDLTQRDPSMRDKVGVTRLPRFTDAKSTSVYAGWHLAINTHSIKKEQAWQLIHFLTSRRVQKELASALSWAPTRTALYKNPRLLRKLPFLPIVHEAFEDIQIRPNLPYYQWISATIQRNVNRALSTRLSSGEALQNIQTELERIQHEFTKE, from the coding sequence ATGCACTGGTATAAGCTCCATAAGAATGAACTCATTCAAAAACTTGAAACTTCGGAAGAAGGGCTGTCCGAGGCAGAAGCAAGAGCACGTTTGCAGCAATACGGCCCCAACAAACTTGCCGAGGAAGAGGCTATAAGCAGGCTCAGGGTCTTTCTCCATCAGTTTACCAACCCCTTAATCTACATCCTTATTGTAGCTGCGGTTATAACGTTCCTGTTACAGGAATTTATCGACACCATCGTAATTATGGCTGTGGTAACGATAAATGCCGTCATCGGTTATACCCAGGAGTTCAAGGCGGAACAAAGCGTAAAAGCACTCAGGAAGATGATGGTCTTGAAGGCAAGGGTGCTGAGGGATTCCAAAGAAAAGGAGATATCCGGAGAAATGCTTGTACCCGGCGATGTGGTTCTCCTTGCATCGGGTACCAAGGTGCCGGCAGATATACGGCTTATAAAAACGGTAGAATTAAGGGTAGAAGAGGCCATGCTTACCGGTGAATCGATCCCTGCTGAAAAGAACACATTGCCCATGAAAGATGAGAATTTAACCCCTGGAGACCAGCAGAACATGGCCTTTATGGGGACTATTGTCGTAAACGGTAGGGCAAAAGGTGTTGTTGTGGCAACCGGTTCCAAAACCATCCTCGGCAATATTGCCCAGGAGGTGAAAGCCAAGGGTATTACCAAGACACCCATCCAGAGAAAAATAGAGCGTTTTTCGAAGGCCATCGGGTTTGTCGTCCTCTCGTCTGCCGTACTGCTTTTCCTGCTCGGCATATTTATTGGCGTGAGTATCAAGGATATGTTTCTGACTGTGGTTGCTGCCTCCGTGGCAGCGATACCGGAAGGGTTGCCTATCGTGGTAACGATAGCCATGGCAATCGGGGTTACGAGAATGGCAAGGCAGAATGCCATCATCAGAAAACTTCCCGCTGCTGAAACCCTTGGCAGCGCTACGGTTATCTGTTCCGATAAGACCGGAACCCTTACCAAAAATGAGATGACGGTCAAGCTCGTCTACGACGGAAAACATACCTATGAAGTAGAAGGAAGCGGTTATGAACCGGAAGGCAAGATACTTTTGGAAGGGATGCCCATTGAGACTCCGGAAAAGAAGGCGCTACTTCAGGTCCTGCGGATAGGACTGCTCTGTAATGAGTCCGATGTTTATGAAGAAGACGGCCAGTATAAGGTCGATGGCGACCCGACAGAGGCAGCCCTTATTGTCTCGGCAAGGAAGGCCGGTCTTGATCCGGAGGAAGAAGGCAACCATTATCAGGAAGTTGCAATCGTGCCGTTTGAATCCGAACGCCAATACATGGCAACCCTCCATAAGTACAGGGGAAAAAAGTCGGTATTCGTGACAGAAGAAGGGGCCAGTCAATATGCCGGATACATTCCGGATATCCACAGAGAGAGAAAGATTGTCTTCGTCAAAGGTGCGCCCGAACGGGTACTTGATATGTGCACGACCCTTATATCAGGCGATACTCTTGATAAAAAAGCTATTCTCCATGTGGCCGATGCCTTTGCAAAGGAAGGTTTACGGGTCCTTGCCCTGGCCTACAAGGATGTCCCCCCCGATACGGACGAGATTACGCATCATGATGTAGAATCAAACCTTGTCTTTGCCGGATTACAGGGGATGATGGACCCTCCCCGGCAGGAGGTTCTGGAGGCTATCAAAGGGTGCCACAAGGCAGGTATACGGGTTAACATGATAACCGGGGACCATGCCGTTACCGCAAAGGCCATTGCAAAAATGCTCAATATCACCGGTGAAAGTGAAGAAATTATTACCGGTAAGGAACTCGACGTAATGGACGACACAACACTTTTTGAGAAGGTTAAGACCGTCTCGGTGTATGCAAGGGTTTCTCCGGAACATAAGTTGAGAATCGTGCAGCAGTTAAAAAAGCACGGCGAGATCGTGGCGGTAACGGGTGATGGCGTCAACGACGCCCCTGCCCTCAAGGAGGCGCATCTGGGTATTGCTATGGGGAAGACAGGGACTGACGTAACCAGGGAAGCGGCTGATATGGTGCTTGCCGATGATAATTTTGCAAGTATATTTAATGCGGTAAGGGAAGGCAGGGTATTATTTGACAATATACGGAAGGTCATCTTCTTCCTTTTACCGAACGGAGTCGCTGCAATCCTGGCGATCATTACCACCCTTTTCCTCGGTATACCAATACCGTACCTGCCCACGCAGCTTCTGTGGATAAACGTCGTCACAAACGGCTTGCAGGATGTTGCGCTGGCCTTTGAGCCAGAGGAAAGAGGGGTTATTGATAAGCCACCACGTGATCCCAAAGAAGGTATTCTGTCCCGCCTTTTGATAGAAAGAACTATCCTGGTAGGTTTCGTTATCGCTACAGGCGCCATGTATAATTATATGTCTGCATTAAACGAAGGGGTATCGCTGGAAAAGGCAAGGACGACTGCGATGACAACGGTAGTCTTTTTCCAGTTCTTTCAGGCATGGAATGCCCGGTCTGAGCTTACCTCTGTCTTTAGAATTAATCCATTTAGCAATTTATTCCTGTTTTACAGCATAGTAGCAGCCTTTTTTGCCCAACTTGCAGTATTGTATGTGCCGTTTCTTCAATTTGTTTTTCAAACAGAGCCACTTACCACAACGGAATGGATGCATATTGGAATAGCAAGTTCGACAATTGTTGCTATTATCGAGACCGATAAATGGATAAGAAGAAGAACAAGAGAAAAAAGAAGAGAGGCATTCACGATAAATTTCAACGCAAGGAAAATGCTTCTGCCGGCAGTTTATACCTTTATTGTGTTATGGATTGCTTATTCATTTATCAGAGCCAGAAAAACAGATGAGATTGTTTTCAGCATAGGTGCCGGTACCGAAGAGATTAACGTAATAAGAAATCTTATCAGCAATTTTGAAAATGAAAATCCCGGGATAAAAGTCAAATTAAATGTCCTTCCGTCACCTACTGATCAGCAACATCATTATTACCTAACGACTTTGGGTGCAAAGACACGGGAAATCGACGTACTAAGAATCGATACGATCTGGATTGCAGAATTTGCATCGGCAGGATGGTTAGAACCACTCGATAATCTGATACAGGCAAGAGAGCGTACTGCTTTTATTCCGATAACAAGGAAAACCAATACCTTTCGCAATAACCTTTATGCTATTCCCTGGAATGCCAATATCGGACTGCTTTATTACAGGAAAGATTTACTTGATAAACATAACCTTTCCCCGCCGGATACCTGGGAAGAGCTTATAGATACTCATAGAAAAATTGTTGCCGTTGAGTCCATATACGGTTATATCTGGCAGGGAAAACAGTATGAAGGACTGGTTTGTAATTTTATTGAGTTTATCGGAAGCAACAACGGGAAAATTATTGATGAGGAAGGAAGGATAGTCGTTAATTCACCACAAAATAAGGAAGCCATGGATCTCATGCACGACTTAATATGGAAGTATCAGATATCACCGCCCAATACCCACAGTGAACTTATGGAAGAACCTTCAAGACATCTCTTTCAGCAAGGAATGGGCCTTTTCCTGAGAAACTGGACTTATGTATGGGATTTGACCCAAAGAGACCCTTCCATGCGAGATAAGGTAGGGGTAACCCGGTTGCCAAGGTTCACGGATGCAAAATCAACATCAGTATATGCGGGCTGGCACCTTGCCATAAATACTCATTCAATCAAAAAAGAACAAGCCTGGCAGCTCATTCACTTCCTGACTTCACGCCGGGTGCAAAAGGAGCTTGCATCAGCATTATCATGGGCACCGACACGAACCGCATTATACAAAAATCCAAGACTGCTCCGGAAACTACCTTTTCTACCTATCGTACACGAAGCGTTTGAAGATATTCAGATACGGCCTAACCTTCCTTATTACCAATGGATCAGCGCTACCATACAAAGAAACGTAAACAGGGCATTATCTACCCGTCTAAGCAGCGGGGAAGCCTTACAGAATATTCAGACAGAATTAGAACGTATCCAGCATGAATTTACAAAAGAATAA
- a CDS encoding sugar ABC transporter permease — MNLQKNKLPYLFLLPGLLLVLAFSFIPFLTTVITSFQDEKLILPQERFTGIHNYQQILTNVHFWYSLAITIVYACVSIFFEAILGLCLGLTMNRLTPKSSFLRILILIPWTIPTVVTAKIWQWMFDYNLGIINYVLETLMIGRVNWLGEPFLALLSIVVADVWKTSPFVAIIVLAGLSAIPRDIYKAATVDGANSWQQFRFMTFPLLLPILGVAILFRAIDALRIFDLVYVLTGGGPGGATETLSVYAYKLFFYKGDFGQGAATSVIVLLLVAGFGYFYTKKSFA; from the coding sequence ATGAATTTACAAAAGAATAAACTTCCTTACCTGTTCCTGTTGCCCGGCTTACTGCTTGTACTGGCGTTTAGTTTTATTCCTTTTCTCACTACGGTGATAACTTCCTTTCAGGATGAAAAACTCATCCTTCCACAGGAAAGGTTTACAGGAATTCACAATTATCAGCAAATTCTGACCAATGTACATTTTTGGTACTCACTTGCAATTACTATCGTGTATGCCTGCGTCTCAATATTCTTCGAGGCTATTCTGGGGTTATGCCTGGGACTAACGATGAATCGCCTGACACCCAAAAGCAGTTTTTTAAGGATACTTATTCTTATTCCATGGACAATCCCCACCGTAGTAACCGCCAAAATATGGCAGTGGATGTTTGATTATAATCTGGGCATTATCAATTATGTACTGGAAACCCTGATGATTGGAAGGGTAAACTGGCTCGGAGAACCTTTTCTTGCCCTTTTATCTATTGTGGTCGCCGACGTATGGAAAACATCGCCCTTTGTTGCAATTATCGTTTTAGCTGGCCTTTCTGCAATACCCCGGGATATTTACAAGGCTGCTACTGTTGACGGTGCGAACAGCTGGCAGCAATTCCGTTTTATGACATTTCCACTCCTGCTCCCAATATTAGGCGTTGCCATTCTCTTCAGAGCTATTGATGCCCTCAGGATATTTGACCTGGTTTATGTACTTACCGGCGGTGGACCAGGAGGAGCAACAGAGACCCTGTCGGTTTATGCTTATAAATTGTTTTTTTACAAAGGTGATTTTGGACAAGGAGCAGCTACATCGGTAATCGTTTTGCTTCTGGTTGCAGGATTTGGCTATTTCTATACAAAAAAATCTTTTGCATAA